In Aphelocoma coerulescens isolate FSJ_1873_10779 chromosome 3, UR_Acoe_1.0, whole genome shotgun sequence, a single window of DNA contains:
- the LOC138108847 gene encoding thyroid hormone receptor alpha-like: protein MDTPLPCPPLHPTSLQGLLGSQSPTSPSAPRYIPSYLDRDEQCVVCGDKAASYHYRCIACEGCKGFFRRTIQKNLHPTYSCVIDKITRNQCQLCCFKKCISVGMAMDLVLDDSKQVAKRKLIEENREWQQKEEMIKSLQHRPSAEEWELIRLVTEAHRSTNAQGSHWKQKRKFLT, encoded by the exons ATGGATACCCCACTCCCATgtccccccctgcaccccacatccctgcagggTCTGCTGGGGTCCCagtcccccacatccccctcggCGCCTC GGTACATCCCTAGTTACCTGGACAGAGATGAACAGTGCGTGGTGTGCGGGGACAAGGCCGCCAGCTACCACTACCGCTGCATCGCCTGTGAGGGCTGCAAG GGATTTTTCCGTCGGACCATCCAGAAGAACCTGCACCCCACCTACTCCTGTGTCATCGACAAGATCACCCGCAaccagtgccagctctgctgcttcaagAAGTGCATCTCCGTGGGCATGGCCATGGACT TGGTGCTGGATGACTCGAAGCAGGTAGCCAAGCGGAAGCTGATCGAGGAGAACCGGGAgtggcagcagaaggaggagatgATCAAGTCCCTGCAGCAtcgccccagcgccgaggagtgGGAGCTGATCCGCCTTGTGACAGAAGCCCACCGCAGCACCAAtgcccagggcagccactgGAAGCAGAAGCGGAAATTCCTG ACCTGA